The following are encoded together in the Lepidochelys kempii isolate rLepKem1 chromosome 7, rLepKem1.hap2, whole genome shotgun sequence genome:
- the LOC140915344 gene encoding putative neutral ceramidase C, which yields MGEKCKSRFSCLEVVLIVLFTLMTIIALILLILLFAPKKSRTAENNGKLLKADGPKNYLIGVGRSDCTGLVAEVPLMGYANPDQLAGGILSRLYSRAFIVAEPDDSKRVVFVSADIGMVSQRLRLEVIKKLKSKYGELYREDNVILSGTHTHSGPAGYFQYTIFLLTSKGLIKPSLNALVNGIIKSIDIAHQNMKKGRLFINKGLVENCQINRSPYSYLQNPESERNRYSSNTDKEMVVLKMVDINGQELGLLSWFAIHPVSMNNTNLLVNSDNVGYASYLFEQEKNKGLLPGEGSFVAAFASSNLGDVSPNIKGPHCINTGESCDNPNSYCSVGGAKMCMAAGPGSDMIESTKIIGQNLYLKAKELYTSASQEVTGPLHSAHQWVNMSDVTVQLNATHTGKTCKPALGYSFAAGTIDGVGFLNFTQGSLEGQPFWEIVHNQLLGEPSNETKECHKPKPILLNTGEISFPYPWHPEIVDVQLFTIGSLAIVALPGELTTMSGRRLREAVKSEFESHGTQGMNVIIAGLCNVYTHYITTYEEYQVQRYEAASTIYGPHTLSAYIQLFRGLAKAIAMNTVQDLPNGPEPEFFSVTNITLLPGVLADVAPIGKKFGDVLQEVQPQYRVGEVAEATFVGANPRNSAQNTTHQTFLTVEKYENISGNWHVMYNDASWDTRFYWTKGLLGRSKAKVEWHIPSSTEPGLYRIQYFGHYKVQPILKPAQFYPFNGTSSTFEVVKL from the exons ATGGGTGAAAAGTGCAAATCCCGTTTCTCATGCCTGGAAGTGGTGCTCATTGTCCTCTTCACGCTGATGACAATAATTGCTTTGAttcttctcattcttctctttgccCCTAAAAAAAGCAGGACTGCAGAAAATAACGGCAAGTTACTTAAAG CTGATGGTCCTAAAAACTACCTGATTGGTGTTGGTCGATCTGACTGCACTGGACTAGTTGCAGAAGTCCCTTTG ATGGGCTATGCCAATCCAGACCAGCTGGCTGGTGGAATTCTCTCTCGTCTATATAGTCGAGCTTTCATTGTGGCAGAGCCTGATGATTCCAAAAGAGTGGTGTTTGTTAGTGCTGACATAGGCATGGTGTCTCAAAGACTTAGGCTGGAG GTAATCAAGAAATTGAAGAGTAAATATGGGGAGCTATACAGAGAAGACAATGTTATATTGAGTGGCACTCACACCCATTCAGGACCTGCAGGCTATTTCCAATATACTATCTTTTTGCTAACTAGCAAGGGACTTATCAAACCATCCCTTAATGCCCTTGTAAATGGGATTATAAAG AGCATTGATATAGCACACCAGAATATGAAAAAAGGAAGACTTTTTATCAATAAAGGTTTGGTAGAAAATTGCCAGATCAACAGAAGTCCTTACTCTTATCTTCAGAATCCAGAGTCTGAAAGAAACAG GTATTCATCAAACACAGACAAAGAAATGGTGGTACTGAAGATGGTAGATATAAATGGACAGGAGCTAGGCCTTCTCAG CTGGTTTGCAATTCATCCTGTCAGTATGAACAACACAAATCTTCTCGTAAATAGTGACAACGTGGGCTATGCATCTTACCTCTTTGAACAAGAGAAGAATAAAGGACTGCTTCCTGGAGAG GGATCTTTTGTAGCAGCCTTTGCATCATCCAACCTGGGAGATGTATCACCCAATATCAAAGGCCCACACTGCATAAACACGGGAGAGTCATGTGATAATCCCAACAGTTACTGTTCAGTCGGTGGG GCTAAAATGTGCATGGCTGCAGGTCCTGGCAGTGATATGATTGAAAGTACAAAAATTATAGGACAAAATCTCTATTTGAAAGCAAAG GAACTGTATACTTCAGCTTCCCAGGAGGTAACAGGACCTCTCCATTCAGCTCACCAGTGGGTGAACATGAGTGATGTCACTGTCCAGCTCAATGCAACCCATACA GGTAAAACATGTAAACCAGCCCTGGGCTACAGCTTTGCAGCAGGTACTATTGATGGAGTGGGATTCTTAAATTTCACACAAG GTTCACTAGAAGGCCAGCCGTTCTGGGAAATTGTTCATAACCAGCTGCTTGGAGAGCCGTCCAATGAAACAAAAGAGTGCCACAAACCTAAGCCTATCCTTTTAAATACTGGAGAG aTTTCATTCCCTTATCCATGGCACCCTGAAATAGTTGATGTTCAGCTTTTTACCATTGGGTCCTTGGCAATCGTCGCTTTACCAGGAGAGCTGAC GACAATGTCTGGACGGAGACTACGAGAAGCTGTTAAAAGT GAATTTGAATCCCATGGGACCCAGGGAATGAATGTCATAATTGCAGGCTTGTGCAATGTTTATACCCATTACATTACTACTTATGAAGAATACCAG GTTCAACGATATGAGGCAGCATCCACCATTTATGGGCCACACACTCTTTCTGCTTATATTCAGTTGTTCAGAGGACTGGCCAAGGCTATTGCTATG AATACAGTTCAGGATTTGCCAAATGGTCCAGAGCCAGAATTCTTCAGCGTAACCAACATAACTTTGTTACCTGGTGTTCTTGCTGATGTTGCACCAATCGGTAAAAAATTTGGGGATGTGTTACAGGAAGTACAACCACAGTACAGAGTG GGAGAAGTTGCTGAAGCAACTTTTGTAGGTGCGAACCCCAGGAATTCTGCTCAGAACACT ACTCACCAAACCTTCCTTACAGTAGAGAAATATGAGAATATTTCAGGAAATTGGCATGTAATGTATAATGATGCCTCCTGGGATACCAG